The Saccopteryx leptura isolate mSacLep1 chromosome 2, mSacLep1_pri_phased_curated, whole genome shotgun sequence genome has a window encoding:
- the C2H1orf43 gene encoding protein C1orf43 homolog isoform X3 — MASSSNWLSGVNVVLVMAYGSLDLKEEIDIRLSKVQDIKYEPQLLADDDARLLQLETQGNQSMWHALREHLNCYNYLYRMKALDAIRASEIPFYADGRHPRSLMGKNFRSYLLDLRNTSTPFKGVRKALIDTLLDGYETARYGTGVFGQKEYLRYQEALTELATVVKARSGSSQRQHQSAAKDLTQSPEVSPTTIQVTYLPSSQKSKRAKHFLELKSFKDNYNTLESTL, encoded by the exons GACTTAAAAGAGGAGATTGATATTCGACTATCCAAGGTTCAGGATATCAAGTATGAGCCTCAGCTCCTTGCAGATGATGATGCAAGACTACTACAGCTGGAAACCCAGGGAAATCAGAGTATGTGGCATGCTCTTAGAGAACACTTGA ATTGCTACAACTATTTATACAGGATGAAAGCTCTGGATGCCATCCGTGCCTCTG AGATCCCATTTTATGCTGACGGCCGGCATCCCCGTTCCTTAATGGGCAAGAATTTTCGCTCTTACCTGCTAGATCTTCGAAACACTAGTACTCCTTTCAAAGGTGTACGGAAAGCCCTCATCGATACCCTGCTGGATGGCTATGAGACAGCCCGTTACGGGACAGGG GTATTTGGCCAGAAAGAGTACCTGCGCTATCAGGAGGCCCTGACTGAGCTGGCCACAGT GGTCAAAGCACGAAGTGGAAGCTCTCAGCGACAACATCAATCAGCAGCTAAAGACCTAACCCAGTCTCCTGAAGTTTCACCAACAACCATCCAAGTGACATACCTCCCCTCCAGTCAGAAGAGTAAACGTGCCAAGCACTTCCTTGAATTGAAGAGCTTTAAGGACAACTATAATACACTGGAAAGTACTCTGTGA
- the C2H1orf43 gene encoding protein C1orf43 homolog isoform X4 → MASSSNWLSGVNVVLVMAYGSLDLKEEIDIRLSKVQDIKYEPQLLADDDARLLQLETQGNQNCYNYLYRMKALDAIRASEIPFYADGRHPRSLMGKNFRSYLLDLRNTSTPFKGVRKALIDTLLDGYETARYGTGVFGQKEYLRYQEALTELATVVKARSGSSQRQHQSAAKDLTQSPEVSPTTIQVTYLPSSQKSKRAKHFLELKSFKDNYNTLESTL, encoded by the exons GACTTAAAAGAGGAGATTGATATTCGACTATCCAAGGTTCAGGATATCAAGTATGAGCCTCAGCTCCTTGCAGATGATGATGCAAGACTACTACAGCTGGAAACCCAGGGAAATCAGA ATTGCTACAACTATTTATACAGGATGAAAGCTCTGGATGCCATCCGTGCCTCTG AGATCCCATTTTATGCTGACGGCCGGCATCCCCGTTCCTTAATGGGCAAGAATTTTCGCTCTTACCTGCTAGATCTTCGAAACACTAGTACTCCTTTCAAAGGTGTACGGAAAGCCCTCATCGATACCCTGCTGGATGGCTATGAGACAGCCCGTTACGGGACAGGG GTATTTGGCCAGAAAGAGTACCTGCGCTATCAGGAGGCCCTGACTGAGCTGGCCACAGT GGTCAAAGCACGAAGTGGAAGCTCTCAGCGACAACATCAATCAGCAGCTAAAGACCTAACCCAGTCTCCTGAAGTTTCACCAACAACCATCCAAGTGACATACCTCCCCTCCAGTCAGAAGAGTAAACGTGCCAAGCACTTCCTTGAATTGAAGAGCTTTAAGGACAACTATAATACACTGGAAAGTACTCTGTGA